A region of Massilia sp. WG5 DNA encodes the following proteins:
- a CDS encoding CoA-acylating methylmalonate-semialdehyde dehydrogenase, which translates to MNETIHHYIGGREVEGASGRYADVYNPALGQACARVALAGNDEVGAAVAAAQAAFPAWAATPPLARARVLFKYLQLCQQHTDDFAALITREHGKTFADAQGEVARGIEVVEFAVGIPQLLKGEFTDQIARGIDAWSMRQPLGVVAGITPFNFPVMVPMWMFPVAIACGNTFVLKPSERDPSPSLLHARLLKEAGLPDGVFNVVHGDKGAVDAILDHPDVQAVSFVGSTPIAEYIYARGSAAGKRVQALGGAKNHMVVMPDADMDMAVDALIGAAYGSAGERCMAISVAVAIGDAGDRLVARLAERTKALKVGDGMAQGAEMGPVVTQAAKQRIEKLIGEGVEQGATLVVDGRNFKVPGFEAGFFVGGTLFDHVQPDMSIYREEIFGPVLCVVRLPDVGSALELINRNEYGNGVAVFTRDGGVAREFVRQVQVGMVGVNVPLPVPMAFNSFGGWKKSLFGDHHAYGPEGVRFYTRHKAVMQRWPNTASSGVEFAFPQMK; encoded by the coding sequence ATGAACGAGACGATCCATCATTACATCGGCGGCCGCGAGGTCGAAGGCGCATCCGGACGCTACGCCGATGTCTACAACCCGGCCCTGGGCCAGGCCTGCGCGCGGGTGGCGCTGGCCGGCAACGACGAGGTGGGCGCGGCCGTGGCCGCCGCCCAGGCAGCCTTCCCGGCCTGGGCGGCGACTCCGCCGCTGGCGCGCGCCCGGGTGCTCTTCAAATACCTGCAGCTGTGCCAGCAGCATACCGACGACTTCGCCGCCCTGATCACGCGCGAGCACGGCAAGACCTTTGCCGACGCGCAGGGCGAAGTCGCGCGCGGCATCGAGGTGGTCGAGTTCGCGGTCGGCATCCCGCAACTGCTGAAGGGCGAATTCACCGACCAGATCGCGCGCGGCATCGACGCCTGGTCGATGCGCCAGCCGCTCGGGGTGGTGGCCGGCATCACCCCGTTCAACTTCCCGGTGATGGTGCCGATGTGGATGTTCCCGGTCGCCATCGCCTGTGGGAATACCTTCGTGCTGAAGCCGTCCGAGCGCGACCCCTCGCCCTCGCTGCTGCACGCGCGCCTGCTGAAGGAAGCCGGGCTGCCGGATGGCGTGTTCAACGTGGTGCACGGCGACAAGGGCGCGGTCGACGCCATCCTCGACCATCCGGACGTGCAGGCCGTCAGCTTCGTCGGCTCGACCCCGATCGCCGAGTACATCTATGCGCGCGGCAGCGCCGCCGGCAAGCGCGTGCAGGCGCTGGGCGGGGCCAAGAACCACATGGTGGTGATGCCGGATGCCGACATGGACATGGCGGTCGACGCCCTGATCGGCGCCGCCTACGGCTCGGCGGGCGAGCGCTGCATGGCGATCTCGGTGGCGGTGGCGATCGGCGACGCGGGCGACAGACTGGTGGCGCGCCTGGCCGAGCGCACGAAGGCGCTGAAGGTCGGCGACGGCATGGCGCAGGGCGCCGAGATGGGCCCGGTGGTGACGCAGGCGGCCAAGCAGCGCATCGAGAAGCTGATCGGCGAAGGCGTGGAGCAGGGCGCGACCCTGGTGGTGGACGGGCGCAACTTCAAGGTGCCGGGCTTCGAGGCGGGTTTCTTCGTGGGCGGCACCCTGTTCGACCACGTGCAGCCGGACATGAGCATCTACCGCGAAGAGATCTTCGGCCCGGTGCTGTGCGTGGTGCGCCTGCCGGACGTGGGCAGCGCGCTGGAGCTGATCAACCGTAACGAGTACGGCAACGGCGTCGCCGTGTTCACCCGCGACGGCGGCGTGGCGCGCGAATTCGTGCGCCAGGTGCAGGTGGGGATGGTGGGCGTGAACGTGCCGCTGCCGGTGCCGATGGCCTTCAACAGCTTCGGCGGCTGGAAGAAGAGCCTGTTCGGCGACCATCACGCCTACGGGCCGGAAGGCGTGCGTTTCTATACGCGGCACAAGGCGGTGATGCAGCGCTGGCCGAATACGGCGAGCAGCGGCGTGGAGTTCGCGTTTCCGCAGATGAAATAA